The sequence CCTCAACCCCGTCATACTCCAAGTCTACCCCACGCTACTGTCAACAAACACAAGCTCCCAACCCGTCATCTTCCAAGTCTCTGTAGCCCCACCCGTAATATCCAGATCCAGTAATATTATAGACTTGCGTTAATACCCCCTGGGGGTATACAATCTAATTATGATTACATCTATCAAAAAACGCGCTATCCATAGATCAAGAATAATAGAAGGACAATTCAAGGGTCTAGTAAGGGCAATTGAAAAAGAAGAATACTGTATAGATATCCTGACACAAAGCCTAGCAATCCAGCAATCATTACGCTCTCTCAACAAATTAATACTAGAAAATCACATGGAAACACACCTGAAAGAAAACATGCAACAAGATGACATATTGACTCAACAAAAAGCAATCCAAGACATGTTACGCATTTATGACCTAACAAATATCAGAGGTTAACCGATGGATCACCACAGCCACCATAGCCATCAAGACCATCAAGGTACCCCCCATGCAAATCATCAAGATCATGATAAACACGCCGGTCACAACCCCGAGATGTTCAAGAGAAAATTTTGGCTATCATTAGTATTCACCCTACCTGTTCTCTATTTCTCGCAAACTATACAAGATTTATTGAGCTACAAAGCACCTAGTTTTATAGGAAGCGAATATATCCCAGCTATTTTTGGCATAATTATATTCCTCTATGGTGGACTGGTTTTTCTCAAGAGTGCAAAGATAGAAATTGCCAATCGTCAACCTGGCATGATGACACTTATCTCACTAGCAATCAGTGTTGCCTTTGTCTATAGCTCACTAATCACCCTCAAGATTGTTGAAGGAATGGACTTCTGGTGGGAATTAGCTTCTTTGGTAACCATCATGTTACTCGGTCACTGGCTAGAAATGGCCTCAGTATCAAATGCACAAGGTGCTCTAAAGGAACTTGCAAAGTTGCTCCCCGACAAAGCCGATTTGTTAACAAAATCTGGCACAAAAAAAGTAGCTATTACAGAACTCAAGGTTGGTGATCGAGTTCTAATCCGCCCAGGCTCAAAAATACCGGTTGATGGTCTGGTGACCCAAGGTCAGTCCAAAGTTGACCAATCAATGCTCACAGGAGAATCCAAGCTTGTAGACAAAGCAATAGGTGATCAATTAGTAGCTGGTACAGTCAATGGTAGTGGCTCACTGAGGATGGAAGTAACCGGGATCGGCGACAATACAGCACTAGCCGGAATCATCAAACTAGTATCAGAAGCCCAGAACAGTAAATCCAAAACTCAAATTCTTGCTGACAGGGTCGCTGGATACCTTTTCTATATTGCTCTCATTGCAGCACTTATTACAGCTATTGGCTGGGCAATTGCTGGTCAGTCAAGTGGCTATATTTTGGAAAGAGTTGTAGCAGTACTGATCATCGCCTGTCCACATGCATTGGGCTTAGCAATCCCTTTGGTCACAGCAATCTCAACTAGCAAGGCTGCTAATGCGGGCGTAATTGTTCGAAAACGCAGTGCCCTTGAATTGATACGCGTAGTTGATGTAATCCTGTTTGACAAAACAGGAACCCTGACTACTGGCAAGCAAGGAGTTGTAGAAATCATCGCTAATGACCAAGCAAAGCTTCTTGCTATTGCCGCTGGAGTCGAACAAGATTCTGAACATCCCATAGCAAAG comes from Candidatus Saccharibacteria bacterium and encodes:
- a CDS encoding metal-sensitive transcriptional regulator codes for the protein MITSIKKRAIHRSRIIEGQFKGLVRAIEKEEYCIDILTQSLAIQQSLRSLNKLILENHMETHLKENMQQDDILTQQKAIQDMLRIYDLTNIRG
- a CDS encoding copper-translocating P-type ATPase, which translates into the protein MDHHSHHSHQDHQGTPHANHQDHDKHAGHNPEMFKRKFWLSLVFTLPVLYFSQTIQDLLSYKAPSFIGSEYIPAIFGIIIFLYGGLVFLKSAKIEIANRQPGMMTLISLAISVAFVYSSLITLKIVEGMDFWWELASLVTIMLLGHWLEMASVSNAQGALKELAKLLPDKADLLTKSGTKKVAITELKVGDRVLIRPGSKIPVDGLVTQGQSKVDQSMLTGESKLVDKAIGDQLVAGTVNGSGSLRMEVTGIGDNTALAGIIKLVSEAQNSKSKTQILADRVAGYLFYIALIAALITAIGWAIAGQSSGYILERVVAVLIIACPHALGLAIPLVTAISTSKAANAGVIVRKRSALELIRVVDVILFDKTGTLTTGKQGVVEIIANDQAKLLAIAAGVEQDSEHPIAKAILAKAKDMNIKTKPVTNFSALEGRGAKAQINNTTYYLGGPRLLEERKLILDMTLQSAARQAHQNGQTIVYLTNNKTILGAFMIADTIRSESIQAINLLQNAGKKVAIVTGDSKGVAKWVANKLNIDQYYAEVLPKNKSDVVKNIQESGSRVAFVGDGVNDAPALTQADVGIAIGAGTDVAIESAGIVLASSNPQGVSQIINLSKATYRKMQQNLIWATGYNIIAIPLAGGALANLGIMLSPAVGAILMSLSTIIVAINAQSLKKLKI